One Olleya sp. Hel_I_94 genomic window, TAGTATTTTAATATCTGCAAATTCTTCTACATTAAAGTTAAAAGCAGTTTCTACTTTAGGTTCCTCTTGGGTAGTTGGCTTTTCTGCTTTGTCATTACCACAAGACCATAATAGTGTCGCAACAAATGCAGCACTTAATATTGATTTTAATTTCATAATTAAATAGTTTTTTAAAAGTCTTTAAAGATAAGAATTTAACAAATTGTAAATTGATTATCTTTGAAATAACAACCATTTAATTTTTAAGAATGAAATACTTAAAATACCTTTTATTTTTATTGCTTATTGCAATCATAGCTATAGCTATTTATATTGCAGTACAACCTAATGATTTTAGTGTATCAAGAACTAGAACTATTCAAGCACCTGCTAGTTTAATATATAATGAAGTGATAGATTTTAAAAACTGGGAAGATTGGAATGCTTGGACAGAAGAAAAACCAGAAATGACTATTAATTATCCAGAACAAACAAAAGGTATTGATGGTTCTTACTCTTGGATTGATAATGGTGAAACAGGTACCATGCGCACTATAGATACCAATCCTAATAAATCCATTACACAAACCATGCAGTTTGCTGATTACCCAAGTTCTGACGTTGTTTGGACTTTTATGCCAAATGCAGATGGTAGTACTGATGTAAAATGGACCATTTCTGGTAAAGATTTACCTTTTGGTTTTAAAGCTTATGCTGCTTTTACAGGTGGCATGGATAGTAAAATTGGACCATACTACGACAGAAGCTTAGAGCTTTTAGACCAAAAGGTGGTAAAAAGCATGACGATTTATAATATTAAAGTAAATGGTGTAACACAACATAGTGGTGGTTTTTACCTTTATAATACCACTTCTAGTAAAATTGAAAATTTTAAAGTTAAAATGCAGCAAATGCTTCCTGAAGTTAAACAATACCTTACTGACAACAATATTAAGCCTTCAGGAGCTCCTTTTATTATATATCATAAATGGGATTTAGAAAATAATGCAGTCATTTTTTCTTGTGCTATGCCAACTAGTGATAGGGTTATTACAACTGATAGCGAAATTTTAACTGGACAATTAGAACCTTTTGATGCCTTAAAAACAACTTTAAAAGGAAATTACACGCATCTTGAAGAAGCTTGGAATACTGCTATGAAATATCAAACAGACATTAATTTAGTACCTGATAAAACTGGTGTTGCGCTAGAAGTATATGTGACAGACCCAAGCAATACGCCTAATCCTGCGGATTGGATTACTGAAATTTATTTACCAATAGTGTTAGAAAACAACACAACTTTAAATCATTAAATGAAACAACTTGTTTTAGTTTTTGTAGGTGGTGGTTTTGGTAGTGTCCTACGCTATATTATTGGAAAAGCGCTAAATAATACAAACAACGGAATACCTTACGGAACCTTTTTAGCCAATGTATTAGGGAGTTTACTTATAGGTATAATATTAGGTTTAGCTTTAAAAAATAATACACTTAGTAACAACCAAACATTGTTACTAGCTACTGGTTTTTGTGGTGGATTTACAACCTTTTCTACTTTTGCTTATGAAAACCATGTGTTTTTAAAATCTGGAGATTTTACCAGTTTTGCGTTATACACAATCACTAGTTTTATTCTTGGTTTTTTAGCAG contains:
- the crcB gene encoding fluoride efflux transporter CrcB — encoded protein: MKQLVLVFVGGGFGSVLRYIIGKALNNTNNGIPYGTFLANVLGSLLIGIILGLALKNNTLSNNQTLLLATGFCGGFTTFSTFAYENHVFLKSGDFTSFALYTITSFILGFLAVFLGMWLAKQF
- a CDS encoding SRPBCC family protein, with amino-acid sequence MKYLKYLLFLLLIAIIAIAIYIAVQPNDFSVSRTRTIQAPASLIYNEVIDFKNWEDWNAWTEEKPEMTINYPEQTKGIDGSYSWIDNGETGTMRTIDTNPNKSITQTMQFADYPSSDVVWTFMPNADGSTDVKWTISGKDLPFGFKAYAAFTGGMDSKIGPYYDRSLELLDQKVVKSMTIYNIKVNGVTQHSGGFYLYNTTSSKIENFKVKMQQMLPEVKQYLTDNNIKPSGAPFIIYHKWDLENNAVIFSCAMPTSDRVITTDSEILTGQLEPFDALKTTLKGNYTHLEEAWNTAMKYQTDINLVPDKTGVALEVYVTDPSNTPNPADWITEIYLPIVLENNTTLNH